The Raphanus sativus cultivar WK10039 chromosome 6, ASM80110v3, whole genome shotgun sequence sequence GCCATAACAATAAGTTAGTATTCTTGTCCTTTGAGTTGGAACATATGGTGCTTAGATGTTGTTGTCTTCTCTAATGCTTCTTGCAGCTTGTTCGGGTTTATCGTGCTGCACATAATAATGTATGCTGCTAATATATACTACTGGAGGCGATATAAAGTAAACTATTCATTCATATTTGGGTTCAAGCAAGGAACTGAACTTGGATACAGACAAGTCCTCCTTGTGGGTTTCACCATTGGAGTCTTTGCATTGCTTTGTGTTCTTGCCAATCTTGACATGGAGGCAGATCCTAAAACCAAAGGCTATCAAACGTTTACTGAACTCCTTCCTCTTTTTCTACTTATTGTAAAATTCTAAACCCTGGAAAATTGGAGCTTTGTAATAAAACATTAGCATAATATTAACTTcgttatgtttgtttttttcactTTTGCAGGCTATGTTTGTGGTTCTAGTCTTGCCATTCAACTTCTTTTACCGCTCAAGTCGCTTCTTCTTCCTGAGTTGTGTGTTTCGTTGCCTCGCCGCTCCTCTTTACAAGGTAAACTAGAGCTCTAATAAGATGGTTGACCCAACGAGAATGTTGTGAATTACTATAATAATAGGACTTGAACCGTCACTTATCCTGCAGGTAACATTGCCTGATTTCTTCTTGGCGGATCAATTTACTAGCCAAGTTCAAGCTCTTAGAAGCATCGAGTTTTACATATGTTACTATGGTTGGGGAGACTTCAGACACAGAAAGAGCACTTGTAGCAATAGTGTGTACAACACTTTCTTGTTCATTGTTGGTATAATCCCTTATGTGTCTCGCCTCCTTCAGGTGCTTAGCTTTTCTCTCCAAAGAAAAATTTCAACATCTCTAGACATTCATTCAGTAACTAAACTTGTATTCAATGCAGTGCTTGCGACGGCTGTTTGAGGAGAAAAACGTGGAGCAAGGGTACAACGGAGTCAAGTACTTCTTAACAATAGTAGCTGTTTGCTTGAGAACTGCTTACAGTTTCCATAAAGGTGACATCGCTTGGAAGGTAGTAGCCGCTATCTCCTCAGCTGCAGCTGCAATATTCTCTACTTACTGGGACTTTGTTCATGATTGGGGACTTCTAAACCGGACATCGAAAAACCGCTGGCTTCGAGATAAACTTCTCATACCTCAAAAGAAAGTATATTTCATCGCCATGGTGAGTCtcaaaaccataaaaaaaaaagaatattcatTCCATCAAAACATGTTTCGTAGCAACTGATGTTTAAGAACATGTATCAGATTTTGAACGTCCTGCTGAGATTTGCGTGGCTTCAGACGGTTCTGGATTTCAACTTCTCCTTTATGCATAAACAGACGATGGTTACCGTTGTTGCTAGTCTTGAGATTATTCGTCGTGGTATATGGAGTTTCTTCAGGTCGGAAAAATACTTCAAAACTCATATCATTAATTCTGCACATTGTGTTAGtaattctctgttttttttgtttgtttgtggaAAACAGATTAGAGAATGAGCATTTGAACAATGTTGGGAAATATAGAGCCTTCAAATCTGTTCCATTACCATTCAACTacgatgaagatgaagataagGACGATTAGAGTTTCTCAAGACTATTTATTTACTCTTTAGCCACAAAAATCCATCAAACTGTTTACAATGTCTTATCTTGTAAATCGTGTTAAGAAACATAATAGTATTAGATTATTTTCATGATTGCATCTgattattttctttctattcaATTTGCCCCTTTGCgacttattttttaaatggttactagattttgacccgcggtTTAAAACCGCGGGATATTTTATGATGAATTTTTTATCAACATTATTAATAATGATATTAATTTGTAAGATTTttgtctattttaaatatttttgtatttaaatcaacaTTTTTAAACCCGACATGAATCTGCGATTGAACCGGTGATCTGAAATGTAATACAGTTAGAGTTTTAAGAAATGTCACTATTTTAAAACCCGATAAACCAGCAAAAATGCTAAACCCCAAAGGAACCCGTTGAACCGATGAATCATCcagtttgatttaaatttttaacttttaatttttaaagttaatttcaaatttagcattagatatttaaatacttattaacttaaatcttattatatttttatgtcatATCTCTATGTTagattatgtaataaattaaaagtattaaaattaataaatatttaaatatctaatgataaatttaaaattacggGTTTCGTTTTAAATCAAATACCTATTTTTTGAACACCGACTtagattatatagttttcatgaAATTAGGGATTTCGTTTTTATCATTTCTTAATTTTCAGAAAATCTAGTATTATAGCCATGAATATTGCTTCTATGGATACTCAGAAACTATTTACCATAAAAATCGTTTTGGAAATCTTAGCATTAATAATCacgatatatatttttaccatATAAATAAGCTAGATGTTAGGCTTTTTGTTATTAGAGCAACATTATCAGTGAGACAGATATTTTGTCCTTaggatattttaatattttttgtagtttAAGGACATAGCTTAGGACTTATCATAATTTATTGATTATGGGTGGGACAAAAGTGAAGTGGAGAAAGAAACAAGGAGACGAGGAAGGAGAAAGTGAAGTGAATCTCTTTCGCGAAACGGTTTGCGCTCGCCATTTCCTCCTACCCATTCAAATCGCGCCACGTACACCATAAGAACGCGAAGAAAAACTTCCCAACTAAGATACGTCCTACGTTATATTggacaatttttatttaaattaaatatgtaaaaggCTTAGGACATGGTGTAGATACACCGATAATCATGCTCTTATTAGTAAATGTATTAGacttaattatatgatatagtTTGATTTAGTTgacttaattatattatatagttatttttaaattttctaccTAGAAATAAGTTAGGTCCAACTTTGTgtttctactttaataagatagatagatgacAATAGTTGCAAGAAATCATATCATAATAACAATCATGAAAATAGAAAAGATAGAGAGAATGAGATGAGTtttgaaactatatgtttttgAGAATGAGAGATTCTTTCTTTTCGTTTTTGAGCTACTAATCTGATCTGAACCGACCTTGATCCTAGTTTAATTTTAACTGAGAATAGTTGCAAATTTGGGTCGAACAACAAGACTCTCTCTATCACACCGATCCAATACATACTAACAAAGATAAACCAGAGACAATGCTGGCCTCCCATTCAAATCAAAGAAACTTCAGATCAGGGATTCAGGagtagagaaaagaaaaaggtcAGTTATTCTAGGCGGCTTACAGCTAACTCATAAACATCATTGTCCAAAGCTGAACTAGTAATAAATGAGTTAACATAATGATTAATCAAGGTAACCAGACAACCATTCTATGGAGACTTGATCTTCAGACAAACTAGAAAAAGAAAGGCTGGAACCAGAATCGAtcactaaacaaaaaaaaaagatgaggcATTAACAAAGTAACAACCTTTAGATCAAATTATCACCATCCATCAATGGtcttataaagtttttttaatctAACAAAATGAAATGTGAacaattgacaaaaaaaaaatgaaatgtgAACAATTTTAACCCCAAATCCAATATTGATAATCccttgaacaaaaaaaaaagaccattAAAAACTTTTACCTATCGTTTCACTCAACCCTGAGCTTGCTTCCTCGCAGCCAATTCCTCTTGGGagatctcttcttctttgttcaTCTCGGGAAAAATCCGCTTGTAATAATCGAAGTGAGCATACATACATTCAAACAACTTATCGTTGACTTCCATACACTTGGTGACGATATCTTCCTTCTTGTACTTCTCAGACTCCTCCATGCAAACCTCCCACGCCGTGAATGATTCTCTGCAACCGCCGTCTTTCATGTACACGCAAAACGAGC is a genomic window containing:
- the LOC108810649 gene encoding uncharacterized protein LOC108810649 codes for the protein MSSSSDPKTENATDSKPLMNEPPSEKLGDSSPELGDSNSSEKLGDSSTVWKDPVESSRSPNEEEKGECSFCVYMKDGGCRESFTAWEVCMEESEKYKKEDIVTKCMEVNDKLFECMYAHFDYYKRIFPEMNKEEEISQEELAARKQAQG